From Candidatus Manganitrophus morganii, the proteins below share one genomic window:
- the dnaA gene encoding chromosomal replication initiator protein DnaA: MQLDQIWKQLLVQLEPHINRQSFETWLKPTSLVSISGKDVHVAVPNRFFGEWIKEHYYPQMQEALEKELAEEGLRIHFVVDEKGEAAGSPERERRKGNLNPRYTFDSFVVGSSNQFAHAASRKVAERPGTSYNPLFLYGGVGLGKTHLLSAIGNFISTRDPHLRIAYLSSEQFTNDVINSIRYDKMIEFRNKYRNVDALLIDDIQFISGKERTQEEFFHTFNTLYEANKQVVISSDRSAKEMSDIEERLRSRFEMGLIADIQPPDLETKIVILRRKAEVEGIPLPNDVALLLATHIKTNIRELEGALIRLGAFSSLTGQEITVEMAKRVLRDTIQEKKRVVTIEDIQRAVAERFQIKLVELKSKKRTKNLVFPRQICMFLCRELTSLSFPEIGKHFGGKDHSTVIHACKQIEKGMGEDFNLKTTLDSLTQNLKEE; this comes from the coding sequence ATGCAGTTGGACCAGATCTGGAAGCAACTCCTTGTTCAGCTGGAGCCTCACATTAACAGGCAGAGCTTTGAGACATGGCTGAAACCGACCTCCTTGGTTTCAATTTCCGGAAAGGATGTCCATGTTGCTGTGCCGAATCGTTTCTTCGGGGAGTGGATTAAGGAACATTACTACCCCCAGATGCAGGAGGCACTCGAAAAGGAATTAGCGGAGGAGGGGCTACGTATTCATTTCGTGGTCGATGAGAAGGGAGAGGCCGCCGGATCTCCTGAACGCGAGAGACGAAAAGGAAACCTCAACCCGCGTTACACTTTTGATTCGTTCGTCGTCGGATCGAGTAATCAGTTCGCCCATGCCGCTTCCCGAAAGGTCGCGGAACGGCCGGGCACCTCATACAATCCGCTCTTTCTCTACGGCGGGGTTGGACTTGGCAAGACCCATCTTCTGAGCGCCATCGGTAATTTCATCTCCACGCGCGACCCTCATCTCCGTATCGCCTATCTTTCCTCAGAACAGTTTACGAACGATGTGATCAACTCGATCCGATATGACAAGATGATTGAGTTTCGAAACAAGTACCGGAATGTCGACGCCCTCCTGATCGACGACATCCAGTTTATCTCCGGGAAGGAGCGGACCCAGGAGGAGTTTTTCCACACATTCAATACACTTTATGAGGCAAATAAGCAGGTGGTTATCTCGAGCGATCGCTCGGCCAAAGAGATGTCCGACATCGAAGAGCGTCTCCGTTCTCGGTTTGAAATGGGATTGATCGCCGATATCCAGCCCCCCGATCTGGAGACGAAGATCGTGATTCTCCGGCGGAAGGCGGAGGTGGAGGGAATCCCCCTGCCGAATGATGTCGCGCTCCTCCTTGCGACCCATATCAAAACAAACATTCGAGAATTGGAGGGGGCGCTGATTCGGCTCGGCGCGTTCAGCTCGCTGACGGGGCAGGAGATCACTGTTGAAATGGCCAAGCGTGTCTTGCGCGACACCATCCAGGAAAAGAAAAGGGTTGTCACGATCGAGGATATCCAGCGGGCCGTGGCGGAACGGTTCCAGATCAAACTGGTCGAGCTCAAATCGAAGAAGCGAACCAAAAACCTGGTGTTTCCCAGGCAAATCTGCATGTTTCTTTGCAGGGAGCTGACCAGCCTCTCTTTTCCGGAGATCGGCAAACACTTTGGAGGAAAGGACCACTCCACCGTGATCCATGCCTGCAAACAGATTGAAAAAGGGATGGGAGAAGACTTCAATTTGAAAACCACACTCGACAGCTTGACCCAAAATTTGAAGGAGGAGTGA
- the rpmH gene encoding 50S ribosomal protein L34: protein MSVTYRQPSKLRRSRTHGFLKRMSTANGRRVIKNRRAKGRKRLTNA, encoded by the coding sequence ATGTCGGTCACCTACCGCCAGCCGAGCAAACTGAGAAGAAGTCGCACACACGGTTTTTTGAAGAGGATGTCGACTGCCAATGGTAGAAGAGTTATTAAAAATCGGCGTGCTAAAGGACGGAAGCGCCTTACAAACGCCTAG
- the yidD gene encoding membrane protein insertion efficiency factor YidD — protein sequence MALIYIFIVRFYQSIISPLLPPACRFYPTCSSYSIEAVKRHGFFRGIILTIKRLIRCHPFCSGGYDPVK from the coding sequence ATGGCCTTAATCTATATTTTTATTGTTCGTTTCTATCAAAGCATTATATCCCCTTTGCTTCCGCCTGCATGTCGGTTTTACCCGACCTGTTCGTCCTATTCCATTGAGGCGGTCAAGCGTCATGGGTTTTTCCGTGGGATCATCCTGACCATTAAACGCCTTATTCGGTGCCACCCCTTCTGCTCGGGCGGTTACGATCCGGTAAAATAA
- the yidC gene encoding membrane protein insertase YidC → MERMVGPAPETPEVTQAPTEATPKSTPSSPPQESVSVGGPVVEEKNAKVKVIESDLYRIVLSNIGGTIKEWQLKKYTKKSETGEAVPIELLQDDVKTFPLTVFTQEEPNGSKQLYSLDEKTVQLSPEKPMEVVTLTTVGPDGRKITKELTFHNDHYLVDTRIATEGYPEGYKISLGTNFGINNWAVEFGGSIGAATYVNSELIKDAESDVNGTVAHEGEVLWTGLQDKYFISALIPKEVGQTSAVTVEKEGAQQIRVDLKIPAEQAGQKQFGIYAGPKEYDRLAQIGAGLQESIDFGWFMMGSWAPVRFVAKPIYFILRFFYQFTHNYGVAIILVTVLVKVLFFPITRKSLASMKDMAAIQPKVAALRKKYAGDREKMNRELMNLYKEHQINPFGGCLPMLAQIPVFIALFNVLYTTIDLRQAPFMFWIQDLSDKDPFYVLPVIMGISMFFQQWTQPTTMDPMQAKIMLFLPVIYTFFFLNFPSGLVLYWLVNNILTIGQQYLMNREGLAIPKAGTT, encoded by the coding sequence ATGGAACGGATGGTCGGCCCCGCTCCGGAGACTCCTGAGGTAACGCAAGCACCGACGGAAGCGACACCAAAAAGCACCCCATCTTCCCCACCGCAAGAAAGTGTTTCGGTTGGGGGGCCTGTTGTGGAGGAAAAGAACGCAAAAGTAAAAGTGATCGAGAGCGATCTCTACCGTATCGTCCTGTCGAACATCGGGGGGACGATTAAAGAATGGCAACTTAAAAAGTACACCAAAAAATCGGAGACGGGAGAAGCGGTTCCGATCGAGCTCCTTCAAGACGATGTGAAAACCTTTCCCTTGACCGTTTTCACCCAAGAGGAGCCGAATGGATCGAAGCAGCTATACAGCCTCGATGAAAAGACTGTCCAACTCAGCCCGGAGAAGCCGATGGAGGTGGTGACCCTCACTACGGTCGGCCCGGATGGCCGGAAAATCACGAAAGAGCTAACTTTCCACAATGATCACTATTTGGTCGACACCCGGATTGCGACAGAAGGCTATCCAGAAGGCTACAAGATCTCGCTCGGAACGAACTTCGGAATCAATAATTGGGCGGTGGAGTTTGGCGGGAGCATCGGCGCGGCGACCTACGTCAATAGTGAATTGATCAAGGATGCGGAGTCGGATGTAAACGGGACGGTGGCTCACGAAGGGGAGGTTTTATGGACGGGGCTGCAGGATAAATACTTCATCAGTGCCTTGATTCCAAAGGAAGTCGGGCAGACGAGCGCGGTCACAGTGGAAAAGGAAGGGGCGCAGCAGATTCGGGTCGACCTGAAGATTCCGGCAGAGCAGGCCGGTCAAAAACAATTTGGGATCTATGCCGGTCCGAAAGAATACGATCGACTGGCGCAGATCGGCGCCGGTCTACAAGAAAGCATCGACTTTGGCTGGTTTATGATGGGGAGCTGGGCCCCCGTTCGTTTTGTGGCAAAGCCGATCTATTTTATCCTTCGATTCTTCTACCAATTCACCCACAACTACGGGGTGGCCATTATTCTCGTTACAGTCCTCGTGAAGGTCCTCTTCTTCCCCATCACCCGAAAGAGTCTTGCGTCGATGAAAGATATGGCGGCGATCCAGCCAAAAGTAGCGGCCCTTCGGAAGAAGTATGCGGGCGATCGTGAAAAGATGAATCGGGAGCTGATGAACCTTTACAAAGAGCACCAGATCAACCCCTTCGGCGGTTGTCTGCCGATGTTGGCACAAATACCTGTTTTTATTGCCTTATTTAATGTCCTTTATACAACGATTGACCTGCGGCAAGCCCCATTCATGTTCTGGATTCAAGACCTTTCCGATAAAGACCCCTTTTACGTATTGCCTGTGATTATGGGGATCAGCATGTTTTTCCAGCAATGGACGCAGCCGACAACAATGGACCCGATGCAGGCAAAGATCATGCTCTTCCTCCCTGTGATTTACACCTTCTTCTTCCTCAATTTCCCGTCGGGCTTGGTCCTCTATTGGCTCGTCAATAACATCCTGACGATCGGACAGCAATACCTTATGAACCGGGAAGGGCTGGCGATTCCCAAAGCGGGAACGACGTAA
- the rnpA gene encoding ribonuclease P protein component, translated as MVEELLKIGVLKDGSALQTPSVKLKRLTRKEEVQRVFAEGRKFISPSFVIFSLEDPFPDLLYAIHVRKKLGSAVERNRIKRVYREALRRQKVSLRGHKLVVIPRVGSKLLNLNQVADQIKAFFLKPPE; from the coding sequence ATGGTAGAAGAGTTATTAAAAATCGGCGTGCTAAAGGACGGAAGCGCCTTACAAACGCCTAGCGTCAAGTTAAAGCGCCTGACCCGGAAAGAAGAGGTTCAAAGAGTCTTTGCAGAAGGGAGAAAGTTTATCTCTCCCTCCTTTGTTATTTTTTCTTTGGAAGATCCGTTTCCCGATCTACTCTATGCTATCCATGTTCGTAAGAAGCTCGGATCGGCGGTGGAGCGCAATCGTATCAAACGAGTCTATCGTGAGGCCCTCCGGCGCCAAAAAGTTTCACTCCGCGGTCACAAATTAGTTGTGATTCCCAGGGTCGGATCGAAACTCCTTAATTTAAATCAGGTAGCCGACCAAATCAAAGCTTTTTTTCTGAAACCCCCAGAATAA
- the dnaN gene encoding DNA polymerase III subunit beta, with translation MKIKIERKELLTGIQRVQGVVEKRNTMPILSHILMEAQREKIALFATDLEIGIQGAYPAEILEPGRLTFSARKLFEIIREFPEGKVEITGEANNWVTIQSGKSHFRIVGLPPEEFPTPPASDAESKLPIDAAALSDLIRRTLYASGENDARYILNGVLVQLQEAGGKKKLIRFVATDGHRLSLAEAPITIDAGSLPEQNIIVPKKAILEIKKALDEGGDDGAPELAIGKNQLVFRRGAFVLTSRLMEGNYPNYRQVIPTGNDKKVSVSRGGLEGGLRRVSLLAREKTNAVKFTLESGRILLNSNNPEMGEANEEVAASFAGEGFSTGFNARYLLDALSVLEGEEATLEFKDSLSPCLIKEEGKGFLAVVMPMRV, from the coding sequence ATGAAGATCAAGATCGAGCGAAAAGAGCTGCTCACCGGGATCCAACGCGTGCAAGGGGTGGTCGAAAAACGCAATACGATGCCGATCCTCTCTCATATCCTCATGGAAGCACAACGTGAGAAGATCGCTCTCTTCGCGACCGATCTGGAAATCGGGATCCAGGGGGCCTACCCCGCAGAGATTCTGGAGCCGGGACGCCTCACTTTTTCGGCGCGGAAGCTCTTCGAGATCATCCGCGAGTTTCCGGAGGGAAAGGTGGAAATTACCGGTGAGGCGAACAACTGGGTCACCATTCAATCGGGGAAGAGCCATTTCCGGATCGTGGGACTCCCGCCGGAGGAATTTCCGACCCCGCCGGCTTCGGACGCGGAGAGCAAGCTCCCGATCGATGCGGCTGCCTTGTCCGACCTGATTCGACGGACCTTGTATGCCTCCGGGGAGAACGACGCCCGGTATATCCTCAACGGCGTCTTGGTTCAGCTGCAGGAGGCGGGGGGGAAGAAAAAGTTGATCCGCTTCGTCGCCACCGACGGGCACCGGCTCTCTTTGGCGGAGGCGCCGATCACCATCGACGCCGGTTCTCTCCCCGAACAGAACATTATCGTCCCGAAAAAGGCGATCTTGGAGATCAAGAAAGCGCTCGATGAAGGGGGAGACGATGGAGCGCCGGAGTTGGCGATCGGGAAGAACCAGTTGGTCTTTCGACGCGGCGCCTTCGTCTTGACCTCCCGCCTGATGGAAGGGAACTACCCGAATTACCGGCAGGTCATTCCGACCGGAAACGACAAGAAGGTCTCGGTCAGCCGGGGGGGGCTCGAAGGGGGACTTCGCCGGGTCTCTCTTCTCGCCCGGGAGAAGACCAATGCGGTGAAGTTTACCCTCGAGAGCGGCCGGATCCTCCTCAACTCTAACAACCCGGAGATGGGAGAGGCGAACGAAGAGGTTGCCGCCTCCTTTGCGGGCGAGGGTTTCAGCACCGGATTTAATGCGCGGTATCTCCTCGATGCCTTGTCGGTGTTGGAGGGGGAAGAGGCGACGCTGGAATTCAAAGATTCTCTCTCCCCCTGCCTGATCAAAGAGGAAGGGAAAGGGTTCCTGGCGGTGGTGATGCCGATGCGCGTGTAA